From the Pseudomonas putida genome, one window contains:
- a CDS encoding DUF1780 domain-containing protein, translating to MDDSDYLRLLTIQAEQANAFLSNARKWERERWVCQRLLQGLNIPYRSEDFTPAGQEPPDVLFRDAAFEVFFVLDEGRRLNDEWREELQRRRSAFSLAQLVRREARPRRIAAAELLGRLAPTLRKKAHNYRERGLDLSELDIIAFASLKREVLDLNTHFPPPTEYLRQGWRSLSLVGPTFARVLFAHPDAPDFLRGNLGRSIVFDVGISL from the coding sequence ATGGATGACTCAGACTACCTGCGCCTGCTTACCATCCAGGCCGAACAAGCCAATGCCTTTCTCTCCAACGCCCGCAAGTGGGAGCGGGAGCGATGGGTGTGCCAGCGCCTGTTGCAAGGGTTGAACATCCCCTATCGCAGCGAGGACTTCACCCCAGCCGGCCAGGAACCACCAGACGTGCTGTTCCGTGATGCGGCATTCGAGGTGTTTTTCGTGCTCGACGAAGGCCGCCGCCTCAACGACGAGTGGCGAGAAGAGCTGCAGCGCCGGCGCAGTGCCTTTTCCCTGGCCCAACTGGTGCGCCGCGAAGCCCGCCCCCGGCGCATCGCCGCCGCCGAGCTGCTTGGGCGCCTGGCGCCGACCCTGCGCAAAAAGGCGCACAACTACCGCGAGCGCGGGCTGGACCTGAGCGAGCTGGACATCATCGCTTTCGCCAGCCTCAAGCGCGAAGTGCTCGACCTAAACACCCACTTCCCGCCGCCCACCGAATACCTGCGCCAGGGCTGGCGCTCGCTGTCGCTGGTCGGGCCGACATTCGCCCGGGTGCTGTTCGCCCACCCCGATGCGCCGGACTTTCTGCGCGGCAACCTGGGGCGCAGTATCGTCTTCGACGTGGGCATCAGTCTTTGA
- a CDS encoding DUF3094 domain-containing protein, with protein MTSRLNPEDQRRVDEYLRAPQHQVERRPFRPWLLLVLVLAVTIGLGLISRLLSGLVL; from the coding sequence ATGACCAGTCGCCTGAACCCGGAAGATCAGCGTCGTGTCGATGAGTATCTGCGAGCCCCCCAGCACCAAGTCGAGCGCCGGCCTTTCCGGCCCTGGCTGCTCCTTGTGCTGGTATTGGCCGTGACCATCGGGTTGGGTCTCATCAGCCGTCTGCTGAGTGGACTGGTGCTATGA